The sequence ATACTGGCCTATCAGAACTACGGGCCGCGCAAGGAGATGTACCGCGAGGGCACCTGCTTCCTACGCACCGACCAGACGGCGGCGGATATCGACCCCGCCTGCCTGCCGACGACCCGCCCGAACGCCATATTGTGGGGCAGCAGCCACATCGCCCAGTTCTTCGCCGGGCTGGAGCCGGAGCTGCGCGCGCGCGGCTATGCGGTGGGCCAGATCACCGGGGCTTCCTGCCTGCCGCTGGTGGGCGTCGACCTGCCGGGCTGGCCCAGTTGCCGGGGCCTGAACGAGTTCGCGCTCGACTGGCTGCTGCGCAACCGGCCCACAATGGTCATCCTCGGCGGTGACCCGCTCGACATGAAGTCTGTGCCCGCCCTCGACGCCTCGGTGGCAAAGCTGGTGGCCGCCGGGATCGAGGTGGTGGTGGTGGGCCCCGCGCCCTATTACCGCCGGCCCGTGCCGGCGATCATCGTCGAGCGCGTGCTGGCGGGAAAGACCGAGTTCGTGGCGCAGGACGATTTCCTGAAGAACCTCGCGCGGGTGGACGACCGCCTGCGGGACCACTTCGCGGCAATGCCCGGCGTGCACTACGTCTCGGTGCTCAGGACCATGTGCCCGGACTATCGCTGCAAGCTCGCCATAGACGGCGTGCCGCTGCATTTCGACGTCGTGCACTTCACGCTGGAGGGCTCCCGCTATTACGGCCGGCAGCTCGCCGAGGCGATTTTCGGGCCGGTCGCCGGCGCGGCGCCTGCCGCAGCGGCGGCGAAACCCTGACTTTCTGTGGCCGCGGCGCCATAGCCAACGGCAAATTGCGCCCGGTCACGACCTGATGAAGGGTCCGTGAAGCATTTCGACGCATAGTGAGGGCTTCGGGCCATCGACGCGCGGGCGCCGATGGGCAACAATTTTCCGTCCGTCGCAACGGCGGGTGGCGAAATCGTACTTCGTATGGGGCTTTCGATGCGATTCAAGACGATGGCGGCGCTGGCGCTCGCCGCACTGACGCTGGCGGGCACGGCGCCCGCCATGGCGCAGTCCACCTCACTCTTCGGCTTCTTCCGCCCGTCCGACTTCGGCAACGGCAGCGGCAAGTCTTATTCCTCGATCCGCCGGCAGGTCGTTCCCTATGCGGGCAAATACGCGCCCGGCACCATCGTGGTGAACACCGCCGAGCGTCGCCTGTATCTCGTGCAGGACAACGGCACGGCGGTGCGCTACGGCATCGGCGTGGGCCGCGACGGCTTCCGCTGGTCGGGCGTGCACACCATCACCCGCAAGGCCGAGTGGCCGGGCTGGACCCCGCCGCCGCAGATGCTCCAGCGCCGTCCCGACCTGCCGCGCCACATGCCCGGCGGCGTCGACAACCCGCTCGGCGCGCGCGCCATGTATCTCGGCTCGACGCTCTACCGCATCCACGGCTCCAACGAGCCGGAGACCATCGGGCAGGCGGTGTCCTCGGGCTGCTTCCGCATGACCAATGACGACGTGACCGACCTGTACAACCGCGTGCGCGTCGGCACCAAGGTCGTTGTCCTGAACTGACGACGCGGCTTCCCGCCCGGCCGGCTTCGCGCCGGTCGGGCCGTTCGCCCCGCCTTCGCTTCAGTATCCTCGCTTCAGTGCCGGCGCACCGCGCCGGCCGCATCGCGCGACAGGTTGCGCGATGCCAGTTCCTGAAGGTAGCGCGTCCAGCGCTCTTCCTGCTCGCGACCCAGCTCGTGCAGGATGTCCCAGGTGAAGATGCCGGTCGAATGGCCGTCGTCGAAGATCAGCCGCACCGCGTAATTGCCGACCGGGATCGCCTCGTCGACCCGCACCTCCCGCTTGCCGGCCACCAGCTGGCGGTCGGCGGGGGAGTGGCCCTGCACCTCGGCGGAAGGGCTTTCGACCCGCAGATATTCCGCCGGCAGCGTGAAGGACGCCCCGTCCTCGAAGGCGATGGTCAGCGCGCGGCGGTCCTTGTGGATCTTGATCTCGGTCGGCCAGGCGTCGGTCACGGTGATTTCCTTCCCTCGTCCGGCCTTCCACATAGAGGCGCGGCGCGCATTCGCCAAGCGGGGTGGTCCGGGGCG comes from Ancylobacter sp. TS-1 and encodes:
- a CDS encoding gamma-butyrobetaine hydroxylase-like domain-containing protein, translated to MTDAWPTEIKIHKDRRALTIAFEDGASFTLPAEYLRVESPSAEVQGHSPADRQLVAGKREVRVDEAIPVGNYAVRLIFDDGHSTGIFTWDILHELGREQEERWTRYLQELASRNLSRDAAGAVRRH
- a CDS encoding L,D-transpeptidase, with translation MGLSMRFKTMAALALAALTLAGTAPAMAQSTSLFGFFRPSDFGNGSGKSYSSIRRQVVPYAGKYAPGTIVVNTAERRLYLVQDNGTAVRYGIGVGRDGFRWSGVHTITRKAEWPGWTPPPQMLQRRPDLPRHMPGGVDNPLGARAMYLGSTLYRIHGSNEPETIGQAVSSGCFRMTNDDVTDLYNRVRVGTKVVVLN